The DNA sequence CAGCATATGAATGAGCTTTGCGTTCCGCTATATCAAGTCCTCCAAATAGCCCGGCTCGGAAAAATGTACTTGAGACTTGGCAAAGTCCACCGCCAAAGTCAGGTTCAGTCTTATCACCTTTGATCACCAGTTCTTCGAGGTAGCCCGCTCCGCCATCTACAGGCCCGAGTCTCGTGTTAAATGAGAATACCTCATCCTTTGGCATGATAACTCCGTTAAAACGGTCAATTCCGGTTTTTATATTATGTACGCGTTTCCATGAAGAACCTGAGAAATTAGAATATCCAACGGAAAATAATTCTGTGATTCCACGATCTTTTAATTCTTGTGGAGCAAACACTTCCGCTTTCACTTCTTTGAGTCGGATTTTAACACTTTTATCATCACTATTTAGGGCTCGCAACATATCGCCTATCAAAGCTTCCCTATCGACTACGATTCCATTTTGCGCACTTCCATCAAAAGTAATTTTCGCATTATAAATCCAATTTTCATCATCTTTGTTTTCCGGCATTTCCATATTTATCGTCACGTTTTCAGTGGGAACTTCTAATTCTGACGCTAGATTTTCTTTGATATAATCATCTATTTTTTGCATATTGAGTCCGAGCACCCAGTCTGTTTTTAGCACGGTCCCGGCGAGAGGATCTTCTGTAATCATGCTAACAGGTATGCGTTTTCCTCTAAAATCCAAATAAGTAGTGAAGTTCATATCCAATGCATCAAAATGACTTTTCATATCAAAGGTGTATTTTTCGGAAATCGCATTTCCCGCCTCTCCGGACAGAGTTTTCAAAATTATTTTCTGAGCGATTATATCATTAAGGCTTGGTAAATATATTTCCAAATCCGCCTTCGCCGTTCGAGGTGGTACCAATTCATATTCAACAGTTATTGCACTAATATCATAATTTGTAATAGCGCTCCGCACATCAGTTTCAAGTTTTGTCATATCAATTCGCGTCCCAACTTTTTCTTCAGAAATAGCAAGTTTATCATGATCATCTAAATACACTTTGGCATCGATCGCATATCTATTTATAAACCCTGCAATAGAATATATTTTTTTTAATTCCAATTCAAAATCCTCATTTTCTTTTGGATAAACAAGATTCCCATCCGCATTACGTTTCAAAAAACTCATAAGAGGAATATCGAT is a window from the Candidatus Peregrinibacteria bacterium genome containing:
- a CDS encoding VanW family protein codes for the protein MLTRILKTISIAAILAVLTFGGSIGLRIAFAEDAVSDAANIIGPFEFFDIPVTFVIGEEPIDIPLMSFLKRNADGNLVYPKENEDFELELKKIYSIAGFINRYAIDAKVYLDDHDKLAISEEKVGTRIDMTKLETDVRSAITNYDISAITVEYELVPPRTAKADLEIYLPSLNDIIAQKIILKTLSGEAGNAISEKYTFDMKSHFDALDMNFTTYLDFRGKRIPVSMITEDPLAGTVLKTDWVLGLNMQKIDDYIKENLASELEVPTENVTINMEMPENKDDENWIYNAKITFDGSAQNGIVVDREALIGDMLRALNSDDKSVKIRLKEVKAEVFAPQELKDRGITELFSVGYSNFSGSSWKRVHNIKTGIDRFNGVIMPKDEVFSFNTRLGPVDGGAGYLEELVIKGDKTEPDFGGGLCQVSSTFFRAGLFGGLDIAERKAHSYAVSYYARPGGHGLDCTIYPGVADCKILNDSPGDLLIQAYIDGNDAYFKFYGTQDGRTVGLDGPYYSNQAGAPPDKIIYDPNLPEDYYEEKEHPHNGFDAVWYRTVVNSLGEEIKQTFISRYQARPKVILRGGTKPTEESE